One segment of Niallia sp. Man26 DNA contains the following:
- a CDS encoding abortive infection system antitoxin AbiGi family protein, with protein MTILDKEKIQVINLQNNPSLNSEQIYIPSKQSANVLFRFMNKLEFLEDIILKKAIIPRYYEEKLDYLQLDSLEKIAIPMSCFCDIHLNKLAPHMENYGLYGIGLSKEWGIKRGIQPIHYVNQHSNLLSDFKEVINKTLSAQTEEERSTYTVYNNLILHQLFYMKPIEGEMRYSVQNKSKYEKRNFHDEKEWRFIPNINGIDTDLPLVISQDHLNPKSYNTYSDGLRHKPELWLDFEYDAIKYIIVNDQADRSELISYIVHNCKISEIEKYTLISKILVFNELKEDW; from the coding sequence ATGACTATCTTAGATAAAGAAAAAATACAGGTAATTAATCTTCAAAACAACCCAAGTCTTAATAGTGAGCAAATTTATATCCCATCTAAACAAAGTGCCAACGTTTTGTTTAGATTTATGAACAAATTAGAATTCCTAGAAGATATTATTTTAAAAAAGGCAATAATTCCAAGATACTACGAAGAGAAACTAGATTATTTACAACTTGATAGCCTAGAAAAAATCGCAATTCCCATGAGTTGTTTTTGTGATATCCATTTAAATAAACTTGCTCCTCACATGGAAAATTACGGATTATACGGGATAGGATTGAGTAAAGAATGGGGAATTAAAAGAGGAATTCAACCGATACATTACGTTAATCAACATTCTAATTTACTATCAGATTTCAAAGAAGTTATTAATAAAACTCTTTCTGCACAAACGGAAGAAGAAAGAAGTACCTATACAGTTTATAACAATCTAATTTTACATCAATTATTTTATATGAAACCAATCGAAGGAGAAATGAGATATTCAGTTCAGAACAAAAGTAAGTACGAAAAAAGAAATTTCCACGATGAAAAAGAATGGAGATTTATACCTAATATAAATGGAATAGATACAGATCTTCCCCTGGTTATTAGTCAAGACCATTTAAATCCCAAAAGTTATAATACTTATTCAGATGGATTACGCCATAAGCCGGAGTTGTGGCTGGATTTTGAATATGATGCCATTAAATATATTATAGTGAATGATCAAGCAGATAGAAGTGAATTGATTTCATACATTGTCCATAACTGTAAAATAAGCGAAATAGAAAAGTACACCCTAATTTCAAAGATTTTAGTTTTTAATGAATTAAAAGAGGATTGGTGA
- a CDS encoding RES family NAD+ phosphorylase — translation MTNENKDKTESLVESMLINQTSTEISDAWKTVSVGKPTTEILDAWKTATSLRKPITEILDTWKTVTSVGKPTTDILDAWKTATSVSEPMTEILDAWKTATSVRKPITEVLEAWKTATSVRKPITEILDTWKTASVGKSITGISTALSTTSNKISSVKFSKNLVVPIQTLNQFYSNVDNKSANKIFKGISPDDYSIKSNIENNKFNTIIVKSSGKEEIPVKSFVSTVGATDLLESISKNEAVSFYLHLADYPMLGGEHEVGRRIIEQLDTVKTISLEKNIKLFRARPRDKKKRPIPYTQPEMFSAPFGLSKQGRYNVVGQGELYTCDNKEIAIRECVKDKDTTVDVIEWELIEPVKMIDLTNKKHPLVEFCTYSLESSSGLDYLVPNFIAQCAKSKGITGIVYRSKFNDDVYNYVFFDYQYNWFRLVSLYELLSA, via the coding sequence ATGACCAATGAAAACAAAGATAAGACCGAATCATTAGTTGAATCAATGTTGATTAACCAAACATCAACAGAAATCTCAGATGCTTGGAAAACTGTTTCTGTAGGTAAACCTACAACGGAAATCTTGGATGCTTGGAAAACTGCAACCTCTTTAAGGAAACCAATAACAGAAATCTTGGATACTTGGAAAACTGTAACTTCTGTAGGTAAACCTACGACGGATATCTTAGATGCTTGGAAAACTGCAACTTCTGTAAGTGAACCAATGACGGAAATCTTAGATGCTTGGAAGACTGCAACTTCTGTAAGAAAACCAATAACGGAAGTCTTAGAGGCCTGGAAGACTGCAACTTCTGTAAGAAAACCAATAACAGAGATCTTAGATACTTGGAAAACTGCTTCTGTAGGTAAATCTATAACTGGAATCTCAACTGCTTTGAGCACAACATCTAATAAGATTAGCTCCGTTAAATTTTCTAAGAATCTTGTTGTTCCGATACAAACATTAAATCAATTTTATTCTAATGTAGATAATAAATCTGCTAATAAAATTTTTAAAGGTATTTCACCAGATGATTATTCTATTAAATCAAATATTGAGAACAATAAGTTTAATACTATTATTGTAAAAAGCAGTGGTAAAGAAGAAATACCTGTCAAATCATTTGTAAGTACCGTTGGGGCTACGGATCTTTTAGAGAGTATTTCTAAAAATGAAGCTGTTTCGTTTTATTTGCATTTGGCAGATTATCCAATGCTTGGAGGAGAACACGAGGTAGGTCGCAGAATTATAGAGCAACTAGACACTGTAAAAACTATTAGTTTAGAGAAGAATATAAAATTATTTAGGGCAAGACCAAGAGATAAAAAGAAGCGACCAATCCCATATACACAACCAGAAATGTTTTCGGCACCTTTCGGATTATCGAAACAAGGTAGATATAATGTTGTAGGGCAAGGAGAATTATATACTTGTGATAATAAAGAGATTGCTATTAGAGAGTGTGTAAAAGATAAAGATACAACGGTTGATGTAATTGAATGGGAGTTAATCGAGCCAGTAAAAATGATTGATTTAACTAATAAAAAGCATCCACTTGTTGAGTTTTGCACTTATAGCTTGGAAAGCTCCTCTGGCTTAGATTATCTTGTCCCAAACTTTATAGCCCAATGTGCAAAAAGTAAAGGTATAACTGGTATTGTATACCGAAGTAAGTTTAACGATGATGTTTATAATTATGTCTTTTTTGATTATCAATATAATTGGTTCAGATTAGTATCATTATATGAGTTATTGAGTGCATAA
- a CDS encoding abortive infection system toxin AbiGii family protein produces the protein MFTNFEKAFFKQNEIDQKIPAEVMQSLNEKLPEGFVYTDLGEGAAGLLPNTGGDFQLSGFSVQLPADLPDDLKPSTFFELIEYMYRTQTKIKLISKNNIIKINNKEFDIDELLKLPFSDLEVRDSEFYMVPKPFQNPFKVILESDEVKREFLMKRQPYPHMHKSLFKSIDNSVLEISYLIDEINNQIKFNFTLDIDKTKDIKQLIEALKIYKACMNGHIKINKQPLPQATDSKTELTSIDENINFWVKVLKLQSLLGVNFIPTSEIKHNDVLLVEELYRSLYENKPFKEYIKLNDLTLNGVRGVNPKELIDQSLSFQFIRNSKKELFGCEIELFSLIGYFDFKVIGVNILDNDKYMLETEPTPTKKTFQTTIHFINEINAKRYQEEKDMDVFQNAEEIIL, from the coding sequence ATGTTTACAAATTTTGAAAAAGCATTTTTTAAGCAAAATGAAATAGATCAAAAAATCCCTGCCGAAGTAATGCAATCTTTAAATGAAAAATTACCAGAGGGGTTTGTTTATACAGACTTAGGAGAAGGAGCTGCCGGACTCTTACCTAATACCGGAGGCGACTTCCAGCTTTCAGGTTTTAGTGTTCAATTGCCAGCTGATCTCCCTGATGATTTAAAACCATCAACTTTCTTTGAATTAATAGAATATATGTATAGAACGCAAACAAAAATTAAACTTATATCTAAAAATAATATTATAAAAATTAACAATAAAGAATTTGATATAGATGAATTACTAAAGCTCCCTTTTTCTGATTTGGAAGTAAGAGATTCTGAATTCTATATGGTGCCTAAACCATTTCAAAATCCCTTCAAAGTTATCCTAGAAAGTGATGAAGTTAAGCGGGAGTTTTTAATGAAAAGACAACCATATCCACACATGCATAAAAGTCTATTCAAAAGTATTGATAATAGTGTATTAGAAATTTCTTATTTAATCGATGAAATAAATAATCAAATTAAATTTAACTTTACATTAGATATTGATAAAACGAAGGACATCAAACAGTTGATAGAAGCATTAAAAATATATAAAGCTTGTATGAATGGACACATAAAAATAAATAAACAACCACTACCTCAAGCAACAGATAGTAAAACTGAATTAACTTCAATCGATGAAAATATTAATTTCTGGGTAAAGGTTTTGAAACTCCAAAGCTTATTAGGGGTAAATTTTATACCTACGTCAGAAATAAAACACAACGATGTTTTATTAGTCGAGGAACTTTATCGCTCCTTATATGAAAACAAGCCATTTAAGGAATATATTAAATTAAATGATTTAACCCTTAATGGAGTACGTGGAGTTAACCCTAAGGAATTAATAGATCAAAGCTTATCATTCCAATTTATAAGGAATAGCAAAAAAGAATTATTTGGTTGTGAAATCGAGCTTTTCAGCTTGATTGGCTACTTCGATTTTAAAGTTATTGGTGTTAATATATTAGATAATGATAAATACATGTTAGAAACTGAACCTACACCAACAAAAAAAACCTTTCAGACAACCATACACTTTATCAATGAAATAAATGCTAAAAGGTACCAAGAAGAAAAGGATATGGATGTTTTTCAAAACGCAGAAGAAATAATTTTATAA
- a CDS encoding helix-turn-helix domain-containing protein, with amino-acid sequence MDDKQYSKELSTKEAAELLNVKVTTIHKYVKEGKLTPSNEASWHIDNRKYFYEADLLRLKKELEKPGYTTGDVAKILNLHTVTISQYVAKGLLKAEKHIYKGRELNFISKEEFDRFSKKYLGKKRAEKKEFYDKDLETAWFQRFANQDGMEARILIEDYEPVLVTKSGLRITINEIEGNGYLPQTLIVDHGYVSKKGYATFAFSYQDKIDYPLYDFIEICYSHLGPKNMKLGLEESILTLEIKPYVFPDNLLNEKIVDLLNLHLKEGSITPSRKGIYIDSDHEILTFAVPSSLKKKVKQASDEKNITMEELLADIVSNYFNDGN; translated from the coding sequence ATGGATGATAAACAGTACAGTAAAGAGCTGTCTACGAAGGAAGCGGCTGAACTGTTAAATGTTAAGGTAACAACAATTCATAAATATGTTAAGGAAGGCAAACTTACTCCTTCGAATGAGGCGAGTTGGCATATAGATAATAGAAAATACTTTTATGAAGCAGATCTACTTCGTCTTAAGAAAGAATTAGAAAAGCCAGGTTATACAACTGGTGATGTCGCAAAGATATTAAATTTACATACTGTCACTATTTCTCAATATGTAGCTAAAGGATTATTAAAAGCAGAAAAACACATATATAAAGGAAGAGAACTTAATTTCATAAGTAAAGAAGAATTTGATCGTTTCTCTAAAAAGTATCTAGGTAAAAAGCGTGCAGAAAAAAAGGAGTTTTATGATAAGGATTTAGAAACTGCATGGTTTCAACGCTTTGCTAACCAGGATGGTATGGAGGCAAGGATTTTAATAGAAGATTATGAACCTGTGCTGGTAACTAAATCAGGTTTAAGGATAACAATAAATGAAATAGAGGGTAACGGTTACTTACCACAAACACTTATTGTGGACCATGGTTATGTATCTAAAAAGGGATATGCTACATTCGCATTTTCTTATCAGGACAAGATTGACTACCCTCTCTATGATTTTATTGAAATTTGTTATAGTCACCTGGGGCCAAAAAATATGAAATTAGGATTAGAAGAGTCTATATTAACTTTAGAAATAAAGCCATATGTATTTCCAGACAATTTGCTTAACGAAAAAATCGTTGACCTCTTAAATCTTCACCTTAAAGAGGGAAGTATTACTCCATCTCGTAAAGGTATATATATTGATAGTGATCATGAGATATTAACTTTTGCGGTACCCTCTTCTCTCAAGAAGAAAGTGAAACAAGCTTCTGATGAAAAAAATATAACGATGGAAGAACTTTTAGCAGACATTGTTTCTAATTATTTTAATGATGGAAATTAA
- a CDS encoding tyrosine-type recombinase/integrase, translated as MNNYPTNHKITNNSIINFENFNNTKELTTFMLNEKLYTRLLVETDFLDNPNALQFSDLEMIYLFVHNKKDMNEKKNRMTNTKQEYLRDLLIIYKQLLENLTTFQIKLSYQVLGHAPSLFQSLTHSNLRKYQEWLLTAPLGKGGKPYAAATLNRKMIILKSFLSYLYINEYIKIPLHEKMLSSNVRDADIPNRDLSSNEVLQLLDYFKGHPILHCFIAVLSTTGLRIRELCSSRISDITYQDGDYWLNVMGKGRKQREVLLHPNIIEEIRLFRIRRRLEFKLDTTDDSPIFTTATGNPYNYKYLSNYLTKHINKADITFIKIRRTPITPHFLRHAYAIISAENGATLESISPSLGHSSYRTTARYLEKRLSRKNSASHTWKNSNIINSL; from the coding sequence ATGAACAATTACCCTACTAATCACAAAATTACAAACAATAGTATAATTAACTTCGAAAATTTCAATAATACAAAAGAATTAACAACCTTTATGTTAAACGAAAAATTATATACAAGATTATTAGTAGAGACAGATTTTTTAGATAATCCCAATGCCCTCCAATTTAGCGATCTAGAAATGATATATCTATTTGTACATAATAAAAAAGACATGAATGAAAAAAAGAACAGAATGACGAACACTAAGCAAGAGTACTTAAGAGATCTTTTAATTATTTATAAACAACTTTTAGAAAACCTAACTACTTTCCAAATTAAATTAAGCTATCAAGTATTGGGCCATGCTCCTTCCTTATTTCAATCGTTAACTCATAGCAATTTAAGAAAGTATCAAGAATGGTTGTTAACAGCTCCTTTAGGAAAAGGCGGAAAGCCTTATGCAGCTGCAACATTAAACCGAAAAATGATTATCCTTAAAAGTTTTTTATCTTACCTATATATAAATGAATATATAAAAATCCCCTTACATGAAAAGATGTTAAGCAGCAACGTGAGGGATGCAGATATTCCAAATAGAGACCTTAGCTCAAATGAGGTTCTTCAATTACTTGACTACTTTAAAGGACACCCAATTCTTCATTGTTTTATTGCCGTCCTTTCTACAACAGGCTTAAGGATTCGAGAATTGTGTAGTAGCCGGATTTCAGATATTACTTATCAAGATGGTGATTACTGGTTGAATGTAATGGGGAAAGGAAGGAAACAACGAGAGGTTCTATTGCACCCTAATATAATAGAAGAAATTAGATTGTTTAGGATAAGAAGAAGATTAGAATTCAAACTAGATACTACCGATGATTCTCCTATTTTTACAACTGCTACCGGAAACCCTTATAACTATAAATACTTGTCTAACTACTTAACGAAGCATATTAATAAGGCCGACATTACATTTATCAAAATACGCAGAACACCAATAACGCCTCACTTCCTGCGTCATGCTTATGCAATAATAAGTGCGGAGAACGGAGCAACATTAGAATCAATAAGTCCTAGTTTGGGCCACTCAAGCTATCGAACAACAGCTCGTTATTTAGAAAAACGACTATCACGTAAAAACAGTGCTTCTCATACATGGAAGAATTCAAATATAATTAATAGTCTCTGA
- a CDS encoding helix-turn-helix transcriptional regulator produces the protein MNDLVRVIGERIKYFRLNKGYTQEKLAEIANIHSAYIGGVERAERNISLGTLNKITQALEIEAKDLFKPISETEQIINKDVLLTTHMNLLSSRSQEELILIHELVSNLVSILDKNQTNED, from the coding sequence ATGAATGATCTTGTTAGAGTAATCGGAGAAAGAATAAAATACTTCCGCTTAAATAAAGGGTATACGCAAGAAAAACTAGCTGAAATCGCCAACATTCATTCCGCTTATATTGGTGGTGTGGAAAGAGCAGAGAGAAATATTTCTCTTGGAACATTAAATAAAATAACGCAAGCATTAGAAATAGAAGCTAAAGATTTATTTAAACCAATTAGTGAAACGGAACAAATTATTAATAAGGACGTTTTGTTAACAACACATATGAACCTTTTAAGTTCAAGATCCCAGGAAGAGCTTATACTAATCCATGAATTAGTAAGTAATTTAGTATCTATATTGGATAAAAATCAAACTAATGAAGATTAA
- a CDS encoding DUF3800 domain-containing protein, with protein MMTILDVSLQRERAIQMNDLKNVDINYSFFYDETNNPKKFKITNEGFNVNENDFFILGGIVHRSENHISNEKVEQLFAQLITQKNMKEIKFKQASNGAKDFYSTMKAKKIGLVLKWIEDNKIWIHYSYRDNLYYGLVDLIDTLGEVYLLPREMLTQLKTILYKYIKIDQENFISILRYYNYPNITDVNGFVESILNWLSDKEFEDWQEDFLMEYFRQSLKSARNDGLQLLENNKNLELISSFEDIYLTRIIIFKNSYHYFDEEATIEEKINSVSMLINDIPLNNYKFLHSHENKFTQLSDIVAGILRTWLRYLNNSSIEKIKEDFEACGELESGNTVRFVGILENSLQENKAFQHWSGDLHTADKISCFFDLVSFKRKGI; from the coding sequence ATGATGACTATTTTGGACGTCTCTTTACAAAGAGAAAGAGCTATTCAGATGAATGATTTGAAAAATGTAGATATTAATTATTCCTTTTTTTATGATGAGACAAATAATCCTAAGAAATTTAAAATTACAAATGAAGGTTTTAATGTAAATGAAAATGATTTTTTCATTCTTGGTGGAATAGTACATAGAAGTGAAAATCACATATCTAATGAAAAAGTAGAACAGTTATTTGCTCAGTTAATAACTCAGAAAAACATGAAAGAAATAAAATTTAAGCAAGCTTCAAATGGGGCTAAAGATTTTTATTCAACTATGAAAGCAAAAAAGATAGGATTAGTTCTAAAATGGATAGAAGACAATAAGATTTGGATACATTATTCATATAGAGATAATTTGTATTATGGCCTAGTGGATTTAATTGATACCTTAGGGGAAGTTTACTTATTACCTAGAGAGATGCTTACACAGCTGAAAACTATATTATATAAATATATCAAAATCGATCAGGAGAACTTTATTTCTATTTTAAGATACTATAACTATCCAAACATTACGGATGTTAATGGTTTTGTTGAAAGTATTTTGAATTGGCTTTCTGATAAAGAATTTGAGGATTGGCAAGAGGATTTTTTAATGGAGTACTTTCGTCAATCCTTAAAATCTGCCAGAAATGATGGTCTTCAATTGTTGGAAAATAATAAAAATCTAGAATTAATATCCTCTTTTGAAGACATATATTTAACTAGAATAATAATATTTAAAAACTCATATCACTATTTTGATGAAGAGGCAACTATTGAAGAAAAGATTAATAGTGTATCAATGTTAATAAATGATATACCGCTTAATAACTATAAATTTTTACATTCACATGAAAATAAATTTACACAGCTCTCTGACATAGTAGCTGGTATATTAAGAACTTGGTTAAGGTATCTTAATAACTCTAGCATTGAAAAGATTAAAGAGGATTTTGAGGCTTGTGGTGAGTTAGAATCAGGTAATACTGTGAGGTTTGTAGGTATACTTGAGAATTCTCTACAAGAAAATAAAGCCTTTCAACATTGGTCCGGTGATTTACACACAGCAGACAAAATAAGCTGTTTCTTTGATCTGGTAAGTTTTAAAAGGAAGGGAATATAA
- a CDS encoding IS1595 family transposase yields MMKDIYAHFSDLTKDEQIQLFNLLKEDFIDNNDADMKDAFTIIRETRFKEGLGCIHCGSVKVKRNGKYRDRQRYLCRDCGKSFNDLSNTPISGTRYLGKWAKYFQMMVEGYTLPKIAKRLKIHISTAFYWRHKILFALRSIGYQMLKGIIESDETFFKESLKGRRTLDREPKKRGGRDKKRGISNLKIAVVVAQDRSGQVIAQKAGTGRVRAEEIDAVIGSYIDPSSLLCTDTATNYKKFALIKSLKHEPINLSKEGYVKKGIYHLQNVNNYHKRLKGWMDRFQGVATKYLDNYLYWFSFLQQSKKLAEKEQINQMLLSSCQNSNNITVNFLREI; encoded by the coding sequence ATGATGAAAGATATCTATGCCCATTTTTCGGATTTAACTAAAGATGAGCAAATTCAACTTTTTAACCTTTTAAAAGAAGATTTCATAGATAATAATGATGCAGATATGAAAGATGCGTTTACAATAATTAGAGAAACCCGTTTTAAAGAGGGCTTAGGTTGCATTCATTGTGGAAGTGTGAAAGTTAAGCGTAATGGGAAGTACAGAGATAGACAAAGGTATCTCTGTCGTGACTGCGGGAAGTCCTTCAATGACCTCTCTAATACACCGATTTCTGGGACACGATATCTTGGTAAGTGGGCTAAATACTTTCAAATGATGGTAGAAGGATACACTCTACCGAAAATCGCAAAGAGGTTAAAAATCCATATCTCTACTGCATTTTACTGGAGGCATAAAATCCTTTTCGCCCTGCGTTCAATTGGATATCAAATGTTGAAAGGGATTATCGAAAGCGACGAAACCTTTTTTAAAGAGTCTCTAAAGGGGAGGAGAACTTTGGACAGGGAACCTAAGAAACGTGGAGGTAGAGATAAAAAGAGAGGTATTAGTAATCTTAAAATTGCTGTTGTGGTCGCTCAGGACCGAAGTGGGCAGGTCATTGCTCAGAAGGCTGGAACTGGTCGAGTAAGAGCTGAAGAAATTGACGCGGTTATTGGAAGTTATATTGACCCGTCTTCTTTGTTGTGCACAGATACAGCTACCAACTACAAAAAATTCGCTCTTATCAAGTCACTAAAACACGAACCCATCAATCTGAGCAAAGAGGGATATGTCAAAAAAGGCATCTACCACTTGCAGAACGTGAACAACTACCATAAACGATTAAAGGGGTGGATGGATAGATTTCAAGGAGTGGCTACAAAATATTTGGATAATTACCTTTATTGGTTCAGCTTCCTTCAACAAAGCAAGAAGTTGGCTGAAAAAGAACAGATAAACCAAATGCTCCTCAGTTCTTGTCAAAACTCAAATAATATAACTGTGAATTTCTTACGAGAGATATAG
- a CDS encoding DinB family protein: MEFKIEKLDGFSSQIGHLVSQMNYARKTTLEAVNGLTTAELDYLPSKDSNSIGALLLHMAAVEKGFQIEIFDGRKPNGQEMEEWGAPYSLGDKGRTHIKGHPLEFYIAKLEEVRNRTFKEFANLDDVWLYENRIWDNHQSNNYFIWFHVFEDEINHRGQIRIIRKMLSQNSLNE; the protein is encoded by the coding sequence ATGGAATTTAAGATTGAAAAATTAGATGGATTTAGCTCCCAAATAGGTCATCTTGTCTCGCAAATGAACTATGCTAGAAAAACGACTTTAGAAGCCGTAAATGGCTTAACGACTGCCGAATTAGACTATTTACCGAGCAAGGATAGTAATAGTATCGGTGCCCTTTTATTGCATATGGCTGCTGTTGAAAAGGGGTTTCAAATAGAGATTTTTGATGGTCGGAAACCGAACGGACAAGAAATGGAAGAATGGGGTGCACCATACAGTCTTGGAGATAAAGGCAGGACACATATCAAAGGACATCCCTTAGAGTTTTATATAGCCAAACTAGAAGAAGTTAGAAATAGAACTTTTAAAGAATTCGCTAATCTAGATGATGTTTGGTTGTACGAAAACAGAATATGGGATAACCACCAATCTAACAACTATTTTATTTGGTTTCACGTATTTGAAGATGAAATTAACCATAGAGGTCAAATAAGAATAATTAGAAAAATGTTGTCTCAGAATTCCTTAAATGAATAA
- a CDS encoding SH3 domain-containing protein yields MKKHLTILLVVILSFLTIIPIGIKAAELEKAQCTMTIDAAKNTQANPASASGACNDQVFGYYAPDSKTYNLFGLIHDTVTKNGQVFTMAVMDDNHVEADLTVYIKDSSKDEEGSDTDLPTLFKIRVTKDNAAVHTSNSGSSKTYKHLKLNNIVEVVEQKGTWYKIKDGSTYGWIWNQYVSKDLTPEVPTVLYSLRVTKDNAAVHTSNSGSSKTYKHLNLNDIVEVVEQKGTWYKIKDGSTYGWIWNQYVSTDLTPEVPTVLYNLRVTKDSAAVHTSNSGSSKTYKHLNLNDIVEVVEQKGTWYKIKDGSTYGWIWNQYVSTDLTPEVPSKVLYELRVTKEKAAVHTSNSGKSKTYKHLYTNNIVEVVEKKGTWYKIKDGTGYGWIWNQYVSTNLTPQSLYDLRIVKDKAAIHTSNSGKSKTYKHLYKNNIVEVVEKKGTWYKIKDGSSYGWVWNQYVSTNLTQNTLYKMKVTKDKAAVHTSDSGKAKTYKHLAKNKVVEVVEKKNNWYKIKDGKSFGWIYGNYVKK; encoded by the coding sequence ATGAAAAAACATCTTACTATACTATTGGTAGTTATTTTAAGTTTTCTAACAATAATACCAATCGGGATTAAAGCGGCTGAGTTAGAAAAAGCACAATGTACTATGACAATTGATGCTGCTAAAAATACACAAGCAAATCCAGCATCTGCATCGGGGGCTTGTAATGACCAAGTTTTTGGATATTATGCTCCAGATTCTAAAACTTATAATCTATTCGGGTTAATTCATGATACTGTTACAAAAAATGGACAAGTATTTACAATGGCTGTAATGGATGATAATCATGTGGAAGCAGACTTAACTGTCTACATTAAAGATAGTAGTAAAGATGAAGAGGGATCTGATACAGATCTACCGACACTTTTTAAAATTAGGGTAACTAAGGATAATGCTGCTGTTCATACAAGCAACAGTGGTAGTTCTAAAACCTACAAGCATTTGAAGTTAAATAACATTGTAGAAGTGGTAGAACAAAAAGGTACTTGGTATAAAATCAAAGATGGTTCAACTTATGGTTGGATTTGGAATCAATATGTTTCAAAGGATTTGACGCCAGAAGTACCAACAGTTCTTTATAGCTTAAGAGTTACAAAGGACAATGCAGCTGTTCATACAAGCAATAGTGGAAGTTCTAAAACGTACAAGCATTTGAACTTGAATGACATTGTAGAAGTGGTAGAGCAAAAAGGTACTTGGTATAAAATTAAAGATGGTTCAACGTATGGTTGGATTTGGAACCAGTACGTATCAACTGATTTAACACCAGAAGTACCAACAGTTCTTTATAACTTAAGAGTGACAAAGGATAGTGCAGCTGTTCATACAAGTAATAGTGGCAGTTCTAAAACGTACAAGCATTTGAACCTGAATGACATTGTAGAAGTAGTAGAGCAAAAAGGTACTTGGTATAAAATTAAAGATGGTTCAACGTATGGTTGGATTTGGAATCAATATGTATCCACTGACTTAACACCAGAAGTACCATCAAAAGTACTTTATGAACTAAGAGTAACTAAGGAAAAAGCTGCTGTTCATACGAGTAATAGTGGTAAATCCAAAACGTATAAACACCTTTATACAAACAATATTGTAGAGGTTGTAGAGAAAAAAGGTACTTGGTATAAAATTAAAGATGGAACAGGTTATGGTTGGATCTGGAACCAATATGTATCCACTAATCTAACACCACAATCATTGTACGATTTAAGAATTGTAAAGGATAAAGCCGCTATACATACAAGTAATAGTGGAAAATCTAAAACATACAAGCATTTGTACAAAAATAATATTGTGGAAGTAGTAGAGAAAAAAGGTACTTGGTATAAGATCAAAGACGGATCAAGTTATGGCTGGGTTTGGAATCAATATGTATCCACTAACCTAACGCAAAATACACTATACAAGATGAAAGTAACAAAAGATAAAGCCGCTGTTCATACAAGTGACAGTGGAAAAGCAAAGACTTATAAGCATTTGGCTAAAAATAAAGTAGTAGAAGTAGTCGAGAAAAAGAACAACTGGTATAAAATCAAAGATGGTAAAAGCTTTGGTTGGATATATGGTAATTATGTAAAGAAATAA